A stretch of Rhinoderma darwinii isolate aRhiDar2 chromosome 4, aRhiDar2.hap1, whole genome shotgun sequence DNA encodes these proteins:
- the LOC142760552 gene encoding histone H3-like centromeric protein A: MFLLLVYRSGETSHRPSTQRRRRYRPGARALMEIRKYQKSTNLLIQKTPFFRLVREICLKYSRDVFYYWQSTALMALQESAEDFLVSLFEDSYLFSHQANRGTLFVKDMQLARRIRGIPYEL, from the exons ATGTTTCTTCTCCTCGTCTATC GTAGTGGGGAAACAAGTCACAGACCGAGCACGCAACGAAGAAGACGTTACCGCCCAGGAGCCCGTGCGCTGATGGAAATAAGAAAGTACCAAAAATCAACCAATCTGCTCATTCAGAAAACCCCGTTTTTCCGCCTG GTGAGAGAGATCTGCCTGAAGTATTCCCGCGACGTGTTTTACTACTGGCAAAGCACCGCACTTATGGCGCTACAAGAG tcggctgaggacttcctcgtgagtctctttgaagattcttacctcttcagtcaccaggccaataggggcactctctttgtgaaggacatgcagctcgcacggagaatccgaggcatcccgtatgaactgtga
- the LOC142761194 gene encoding histone H3-like centromeric protein A, translating into MKPPQKSSSRRKSAHPQKKPAAPPQSPPSSGETSHRPSTQRRRRYRPGARALMEIRKYQKSTNLLIQKTPFFRLVREICLKYSRGVFYYWQSTALMALQESAEDFLVSLFEDSYLFSHQANRGTLFVKDMQLARRIRGIPYEL; encoded by the exons atgaaaccaccccagaaaagctcgtcccgcaggaagtcggcgcatccgcagaagaaacctgcagctcctcctcaatctccgccaa GTAGTGGGGAAACAAGTCACAGACCGAGCACGCAACGAAGAAGACGTTACCGCCCAGGAGCCCGTGCACTGATGGAAATAAGAAAGTACCAAAAATCAACCAATCTGCTCATTCAGAAAACCCCGTTTTTCCGCCTG GTGAGAGAGATCTGCCTGAAGTATTCCCGCGGCGTGTTTTACTACTGGCAAAGCACCGCACTTATGGCGCTCCAAGAG tcagctgaggacttcctcgtgagtctctttgaagattcttacctcttcagtcaccaggccaataggggcactctctttgtgaaggacatgcagctcgcacggagaatccgaggcatcccgtatgaactgtga